In Pseudomonas campi, the sequence CGTAGGTGGGCGAGTGCGCGACCGGTACCAGGCCGGCGACCACGGCGCGCAGCAGGCACTCCAAGGCAATCAGCGGCAGGCACAGCGGGGCGATGCTGTGCAGGTTGCGGCTGAAGAAGATGAATGAGTCGCGCAGGACGCTGAGTGGGTTCATGGCTGATTTCGTGGCAGTGCTTCAGCTTTCACTTTAGCCGATGGCCGGGGCGGGGGAACATGACGCGCATCGTTGTTGGCTGACGCATAATGGCCGCCGCTTCCATTGCCAGGCTGCCCCGTGAAGAAAATCGCCCTGTTCGCCGATGTGCAGAACCTCTATTACACCGTGCGCCAGGCCCATGGCTGCCACTTCAACTATGCCGCCCTGTGGGCCGAGGTGAGTGCCAGCGGGCAGATCGTCGAGGCCTACGCCTATGCCATCGACCGTGGTGATCCCAAGCAACGCCAGTTCCAGCAGATCCTGCGCAACCTGGGTTTCGAGGTGCGCCTGAAACCCTTTATCCAGCGTAGCGACGGCTCGGCCAAGGGCGACTGGGACGTGGGCATCTGCATCGACGTGCTGGACGCCGCACCGCGGGTCGACGAAGTGGTGCTGGCCTCCGGCGATGGTGACTTCGACCTGCTGCTGGACAAACTGCGCAGCGCCCACGGGGTGAGCAGCTGTGTGTATGGCGTGCCCGGGCTGACCGCCAACTCGCTGATCCGCGCCGCCGACCGCTATGTGCCGGTCGAAGGCGCACTATTGCTGAAAAACTAAGGACGCTGGATGCAGGACCGTATTGCCGTAATCGACTTTGAAACCACCGGCATGTCGCCGGCGCAGAATGCCCGGCCTACCGAGATCGGTGTGGCGATCATCGAGGATGGCCGGATCGTCGAGCGCTACCAGAGCCTGATGAATGCCGGGGCGTGGATTCCGCCCTTTATCGAGCAGCTCACCGGCATCAGCAATGCCATGGTGCGCAGCGCGCCGCCGGTGGCCAAGGTGATGGGCGAGGTGGCCGATTTCGTCGGCAGCACGCCGCTGCTGGCGCACAACGCCGCCTTCGACGCGAAGTTCTGGGATGCCGAGCTGGGCCTGCTGCGCCGCCGGCGCAGCCAGGAGTTCGCCTGCTCGCTGCTGCTGGCGCGCCGGCTGCTGCCGGAGGCGCCCAGCCACAAGCTGGGCAACCTCAATCGCTGGGCCAGCCTGCCGGACACTGGCAAGGCTCACCGCGCGCTGGCCGATGCGGAAATGGCCGCCAACCTGACCCTGCTGCTGGCCAGCCGCCTGCGCGAGCGCTACGGCGTCGCCGAAGTCAGTCATGCCTACCTGTGCGGCCTGCAGAAGCTCTCGGCGGCCAAGGTGCGTGCACTGCTCAAGGCGTAGCCCTGAGGTACTCCGGGCGTTCACGCACAGCCCCCGGATTGCATCCGGGCTACAGGCGCCCGCCGCCATTTGATGGGCCTTGGCCGCGCGCAGCAGGTAAACTTGCGCCCTGTTCTTCCTTTTGCCGGTTACCTGCCATGACTTTCGCCGCCCTCGGCCTGATCGACCCCCTGCTGCGTGCCCTCGACAGCCTCGACTACCGCACCCCGACACCGGTGCAGAAGGAGGCGATCCCTGCCGTACTCAAGGGCCGCGATCTGCTCGCCGCGGCGCAGACCGGCACCGGCAAGACCGCCGGTTTCGCTCTGCCGTTATTACAAACGCTGACCATGCAAGGCGGTCAGGTGGCGAGCAACTCGGTGCGCGCTCTGGTGCTGGTGCCGACCCGCGAGCTGGCCGAGCAGGTGCACCAGAGCATCCTGCAGTACGGGCAGAACCTGCCGCTGCGCACCTATGCGGTGTACGGCGGGGTCAGCATCAACCCGCAGATGATGAAGCTGCGCAAGGGCATCGACCTGCTGGTGGCCACGCCCGGCCGGCTGCTCGACCTGTACCGGCAGAACGCGGTGAAGTTCAACCAGCTGCAAGCGCTGGTGCTGGACGAGGCCGACCGCATGCTCGACCTGGGCTTCGCCCGCGAGCTGGATGAAGTGTTCTGCGCCCTGCCGAAAAAGCGCCAGACCCTGCTGTTCTCCGCGACCTTCTCTGACGCCATCCGCAGCATGGCCAAGGAGCTGCTGAACGACCCGCTGAGCGTCGAGGTCAGTCCGCGCAATGCCGCGGCGCAGAGCGTCAAGCAGTGGCTGGTGACGGTGGACAAGAAGCGCAAGAGTGAACTGTTTCTGCACCTCTACCGCAGCCAGCGCTGGGATCAGGTGCTGGTGTTCGTGAAGACGCGCAAGGGCGTCGACGAGCTGGAAAAACTGCTGCTGGCCGAAGACATCGCCGCCGACTCGATTCACGGTGACAAGCCGCAGCCGTCGCGCCTGCGCGCCCTGCAGCGCTTCAAGGACGGCGAAGTGCGGGTGCTGGCGGCCACCGATGTAGCGGCGCGGGGCCTGGATATCGACGACCTGCCGCTGGTGGTCAACCTCGACCTGCCGATCGTCGCCGAGGACTACGTGCACCGCATCGGTCGTACCGGTCGCGCCGGCGCTACTGGCCAGGCGGTGTCGCTGGTGTGTGCCGACGAAGTGCAGCTGCTCTCGGCCATCGAAGTGCTGATCCGCCAGACCTTGCGTCGGGTCGACGAGCCCGGCTTCGAGCCGGATCACCGGGTGCCGCAGACCGACGCCAGCGGCCAGGTGCTGAAGAAGCCGAAAAAGCCGAAGAAACCCAAGGTGGTGGGCGGCAAGGCCGGCCTGGGTAAGTGGCTGGAGAGCGAAGAACCGGCCGCGCCGGTGGTCAAGGCGGTGCGCAAGGCACCGAGCTTTGGCGGCAAGGCGAAGAAGAGACCCTGACCGGTCTGACCGCGTAGGGTGCGCTGTGCGCACCTGGGGGCTTGCGGGTGCGCGCGGCACACCCCAGCGGCCGTGGCGCTGCGCTATGTGACCTAGTGGCCGAGCTTGTGCATGGCCGCATCGGTCATGTCGTAGAGCATCACGCAGACATGTTCGATCTCGCCCATGGCGGCCAGCGGCAGGATGGTGACGTTCTGGTACATGAAGTCGGCCTGCCCGGTGATCGGCTGGTAGCTCTTGAAATGCAGCAGGTAGGGGCGCTGCTCCCACAGGCTGAAGGCGCGGGTGCCCAGTTGCACCACGGTTTCCACCTTGCGCCGGAACCAGGCTTCGTCGACTTCGGTGAACAGCTCGAACAGGTTGTGCCCCTGTACCTCGTCGGAGCCCAGGCCAGAATGGTTTTCCATGAAGCTGTTCCACACCTCGATACGGTAGGCACGATCCAGCACGATCACCCCGACATCCAGGCACTGCACGATATCGAGCAGCCAGTGCAACTCCTTGATGTCGATCTGCGCGGGCATCGGCGTTACTCCATCAGGTACTGGATTTTATGGGTCAGGCGCGCCAGCGAGTCTTCGGTGAACAGCAGCAACAGATCGAAATGCACCGCGTGGCCTTCCAGGCTGTAGCTGATCTCCACGGCCAGGGTCTGCTTCCAGCGTTGCTGGTTGAGGCCGATCAGTTGTTCGATGGAGGCGTGCTGGCCGAGTAGTTGCGGGTGGCCCTGGGAGAAGCGCACGTCGATCTGTTCGGCAATCCCGGACAGGCAGGCGCCGATCAGGATGCTCGCCAGGTCGAGCAGCATCTCCGAGGTTTCCGTGTCGTTCTGTGGCTGCCAGCCGAGCAGGCGGGCGATGTCGCCGGTCTCCGAGTCATGGAACAGCAGCAGTGCTTCGCCGGCAATCGCATCGCCGATGAAGCCCTGGCACACCGCGCTCAGGCGCTGGCCGCTCTGCGCATCGAGCAGGGCCATGTGCAGTTCGCTGACCTCGAAGAGGTTGACGTTGGGGATTGGCAGGCGCACGAAGACCTTCAGTACCTTGGCCAGTAGGGCCGCGGCACGGCCCATGGCGACGTTGCTGACCTCGCGCAGGGCATCGCGGAAGTTGACCTTGAGCGCCAGCTCGGCCCGTGGCTGGGGCGGCTCATGGATCGCGGGCGGGTGGTACAGGCCCAGGCGAATCAGCGTGGCGCGCAGTTCCTCGGGCGCTGCCGGCTTCTTGATGAAACCCAGTGCGCCGAGTTCCTGCACGCGGCGCAGGGCTTCCTCCTGGACATCGCCGGAGACCACCACCACCTTGCTCAGCAGGCCTTCGCTGCGCAGCTGGGCGAGTACCTGATAGCCGTCCATGACCGGCATGGTCAGGTCGAGCAGCACCACCTGGCCAAGGCCCTGGCGGATGGCCGCGAGGCCTTCCTCACCCTGGGTGGCCTGGGTGATGCTCACCGGCCAGTCGGTTGGCAGGGCGCGAATCAGCTGTTTGCGCGCCATGACGGAGTCGTCGCAGATCAGAAGCGGAATCACGGGGCGATACCACGCTGAAGATTCGAGAGGAGTTACCGCCCAGCATAGCTGCTGGGCGGCCCTAGCTCGGCGTATCCGACAGGTTGAAGGCGTAGGTGTTGCGGCCGGCATTCTTCGCCGCGTACATGGCGCGGTCGGCCTGCTGCACCAGGGCCTCGATGTCGTCGCCGTCGCGCGGGAACAGGCTGACGCCCATGCTGGCCTGCACCTTCACCTCGTGGCCGTCGATCAGCATGGACAGCTGGAAGCGATCATGCAGTTTGTCGAGGATGGTGACGATGTGCTGCGGGTCTTCCACCACCTCGAAGAGGATGACGAATTCATCGCCGCCCAGGCGTGCCACCGTATCGCTTTCACGGGTGGCCGAGCGCAACAGGTGGGCGACTGCCTGCAGCACGTGGTCGCCGAGGCTGTGGCCGAGGTTGTCGTTGAGCTGCTTGAAGTGGTCGAGGTCGACGAACAGCACGGCCAGCTGTTTGCCGCTGCGGCGTGAGTTGGCCAGGGCATGTTCGAGGCGCTCGAAGAACACCCGGCGGTTGGGCAGGCCGGTCAGCGGATCATGCCGGGCCAGGTGCTCGAGGGCGCTGCGGCTCTCGGTCAGCTCTTGCAGGTGGGTAAGAATTTCTTCCTGCATCTCGCGAAAGCTGCGGGCCAGCACGCCCAGTTCATCGCGCCGCGGCGGCAGGTCGCTGACGCGGCGCTCGCGGGAGAACTGTTGCACGGCCTGGGTCATGCTCTTCAGCGGACGGGTCAGCGCCCGCGAAGCGATAAAGGCAGTGAACAGGGCCAGCAGGCTGAACAGCAGGACGACCTGGGCGATACGCAAGCCCAGGCGTGAGGCCTCGGCCAGTACATAGCTCTGTGGTTGGGCCAGGCCGAGAATGACGAAGCGTTCCTTGGATTGCACGTTGGCCTGGACCCGGACGAACGCGGCCACCTGACGGTCCTGCTGCGCCTGTTCGACGCTGCGCGCGACCAGGTTCTCGTGTTTTTCGTTGGT encodes:
- a CDS encoding NYN domain-containing protein, coding for MKKIALFADVQNLYYTVRQAHGCHFNYAALWAEVSASGQIVEAYAYAIDRGDPKQRQFQQILRNLGFEVRLKPFIQRSDGSAKGDWDVGICIDVLDAAPRVDEVVLASGDGDFDLLLDKLRSAHGVSSCVYGVPGLTANSLIRAADRYVPVEGALLLKN
- a CDS encoding PolC-type DNA polymerase III, which produces MQDRIAVIDFETTGMSPAQNARPTEIGVAIIEDGRIVERYQSLMNAGAWIPPFIEQLTGISNAMVRSAPPVAKVMGEVADFVGSTPLLAHNAAFDAKFWDAELGLLRRRRSQEFACSLLLARRLLPEAPSHKLGNLNRWASLPDTGKAHRALADAEMAANLTLLLASRLRERYGVAEVSHAYLCGLQKLSAAKVRALLKA
- a CDS encoding response regulator → MIPLLICDDSVMARKQLIRALPTDWPVSITQATQGEEGLAAIRQGLGQVVLLDLTMPVMDGYQVLAQLRSEGLLSKVVVVSGDVQEEALRRVQELGALGFIKKPAAPEELRATLIRLGLYHPPAIHEPPQPRAELALKVNFRDALREVSNVAMGRAAALLAKVLKVFVRLPIPNVNLFEVSELHMALLDAQSGQRLSAVCQGFIGDAIAGEALLLFHDSETGDIARLLGWQPQNDTETSEMLLDLASILIGACLSGIAEQIDVRFSQGHPQLLGQHASIEQLIGLNQQRWKQTLAVEISYSLEGHAVHFDLLLLFTEDSLARLTHKIQYLME
- a CDS encoding PAS domain-containing protein, producing MPAQIDIKELHWLLDIVQCLDVGVIVLDRAYRIEVWNSFMENHSGLGSDEVQGHNLFELFTEVDEAWFRRKVETVVQLGTRAFSLWEQRPYLLHFKSYQPITGQADFMYQNVTILPLAAMGEIEHVCVMLYDMTDAAMHKLGH
- a CDS encoding diguanylate cyclase domain-containing protein produces the protein MKYGIAFKLGCLLALFGILVTGLTGYYSYNSSRSMLLKAAERDLLTAAQVLGRNLGSSLESIARDTRLLAGAPQALQLPGSTDQELREEVESELAQLFRAMLQVHPEYVQIRLISASGHGLEQVRVDRDDEELIAVRGADLQEKGHYPYVFDALRLQPGEVRLSPIVINHERGAHSGLGQPTLHVSTPVADSSGKVFALIVINIDLDRLFSQLQSDLPAQYKVYLSNRWGDLLIHPDKRRTFGFDQGRRLFLQEEFPDASQLITNEKHENLVARSVEQAQQDRQVAAFVRVQANVQSKERFVILGLAQPQSYVLAEASRLGLRIAQVVLLFSLLALFTAFIASRALTRPLKSMTQAVQQFSRERRVSDLPPRRDELGVLARSFREMQEEILTHLQELTESRSALEHLARHDPLTGLPNRRVFFERLEHALANSRRSGKQLAVLFVDLDHFKQLNDNLGHSLGDHVLQAVAHLLRSATRESDTVARLGGDEFVILFEVVEDPQHIVTILDKLHDRFQLSMLIDGHEVKVQASMGVSLFPRDGDDIEALVQQADRAMYAAKNAGRNTYAFNLSDTPS
- a CDS encoding DEAD/DEAH box helicase, coding for MTFAALGLIDPLLRALDSLDYRTPTPVQKEAIPAVLKGRDLLAAAQTGTGKTAGFALPLLQTLTMQGGQVASNSVRALVLVPTRELAEQVHQSILQYGQNLPLRTYAVYGGVSINPQMMKLRKGIDLLVATPGRLLDLYRQNAVKFNQLQALVLDEADRMLDLGFARELDEVFCALPKKRQTLLFSATFSDAIRSMAKELLNDPLSVEVSPRNAAAQSVKQWLVTVDKKRKSELFLHLYRSQRWDQVLVFVKTRKGVDELEKLLLAEDIAADSIHGDKPQPSRLRALQRFKDGEVRVLAATDVAARGLDIDDLPLVVNLDLPIVAEDYVHRIGRTGRAGATGQAVSLVCADEVQLLSAIEVLIRQTLRRVDEPGFEPDHRVPQTDASGQVLKKPKKPKKPKVVGGKAGLGKWLESEEPAAPVVKAVRKAPSFGGKAKKRP